A part of Heliangelus exortis chromosome 3, bHelExo1.hap1, whole genome shotgun sequence genomic DNA contains:
- the ZNF292 gene encoding zinc finger protein 292 isoform X1 — protein MADEEAEQESGSQGGDLLELRRLRERLVELETGLRESPEPAVQAATEYCKQLCQTLLEYAEKWKTSEDPLPLLEVYTVAIRSYVKARPYLTSECENVAFVLERLALSCIELLLCLPLDLPENKWKEFQAFVQAAHKNLMENGSRELHILTTLTKEKGVWKNPVLCSILSQEQLDPDKVNEFLVFEGPILLDMRIKHLMKTKQLTQATALAKLCSDHPEISAKGNFKQTYLVCLCSGSPNEKLMEEIAEVDCKDALEMICNLESDGDEKSALILCAAFLSRQLQQGEMYCAWELTLFWSKLQQRVEPSIQVYLERCRQLSVLTKTVYHIFFLIKVINSEIDSAGLATCIELCVKALRLESGENTDVKISICKTISCLLPDDLEVKRACQLSEFLLEPTVDAYYAVEMLYNQPDQKYDEENLPIPNSLRCELLLVLKTQWPFDPEFWDWKTLKRQCLALMGEEASIVSSIDELNDSEVYEKVEGCQEDTKETSMNGLAGTFDEASSLLKDIGDEKQKKKEIKKLRERGFISARFRNWQAYMQYCVLCDKEFLGHRIVRHAQKHYKDGIYSCPICAQNFNSKENFVPHVTLHVKKSSKERLAAMKPLRRLGRPPKIATANENQKNDSVSKQEQRPIKKNSLYSTDFIVFNDNDGSDDENDDKDKPYIPEIVPVQKPLPVNEFTCPVTFCKKGFKYFKNLIAHAKGHKDNEEAKRFLEMQSKKVICQYCRRHFVSVTHLNDHLQMHCGSKPYICIQMKCKAGFNSYAELLTHRKEHQVFRAKCMFPKCGRVFSEAYLLYDHEAQHYNTYTCKVTGCGKVYRSHNELEKHVEDHSKEPEKVQQTESQTNQSDLPQPSNANENTNGVAVKEELTSPLADNQSSFTEGENVTWNQIKAEPVGNESVSASVSVLQQSDSLLDAGSEQSPKGSVKAEEAIPASGIKVSAVSQKIQDNFVKRDQSDATASKIDTSKPEAQQLCSSIDSCLPVFQEKKEEGCLSQTQNIQNISVTSDTLKPEALESKTLERQVSIVNPFSMQNQTGYRNSVPISKLEIEDSIKAAANLYNLPLKTLESITFIPSQPNINSSLAPAVSPAAPIQKFNCQVEGCTRTYNSSQSIGKHMKAAHPDQYAAFKLQRKNKKPRKSSSLQNVPNDGKIIYLMPSQVGNPSGAAFTAQNKPNLNPTCSSQVQHVTSTLFPTPLENLASPMLPVVESVINPSLSTRIKSEPESVLCSQVENLSGATLPSQLDDLAKTVMPLNIDGGSDPFLPLPAENGPMSLFPSSAENPPNSVFSQLENNTNNFSSQLEGSTSSAFPKEETVDQIFPSRLTSENNFSETNSQHPASEKVKKDCSRGPNGKERKPKHNKRAKWPAIIRDGKFICSRCFRVFTNPRSLGGHLSKRSYCKPLDGSEISPEALQANGQSLLASMILSSNSLNLQQPQESAFNPETCFKDPAFLQLLAAENRSTALLQTMFPRASVATFSPAGNEEGNQIMKQALETAGIPSTFDNTEVLPHVVTTSCVTATTPINPPVLPSSTASPLLPAVCNPITLLTDQTRTLSVKIPPVNECKSLPGFAAEDLMLKTVENGLCPSSFANTVTAAPQNFAGNSSRVSVISSPKNSGSSNLNKKGTSASKRKRKATTPMLLPSTSEKVAVNNTATMGLLTKSAEGNVQIQGENFQSNLLANCGPQVVMENLTQKLSNADNQLFVASIKENFKTNLEAHTALPPLTVKTENGDSQMMAANSCGQANLEEQAPEDNVMQNFEKTLEIIKTAMNSQILEVKTEVQDTVAPPGQNLQINNNAQTSLGTSAHAAKLPAPPQFAVHVGNVTAAKSSSAQSETSQKDDTQMLEILERLQKLKLEDDSPIQVPETVSQCLPADMLAPVVPVVPTENKPLVQTSPEASNIQFSDKVNKPFVCQNPGCNYSAMTKDALFKHYGKIHQYTAEMILEIKKHQLKYAPFKCVVATCPKTFTRNSNLRAHCQLVHHFTTEEMVKLKIKRPYGRRSQNETVNTAPQPVEIKTLQTVIIENKTVVAPLVKETQIKEVVEPVKVLEKLLPENNIPESLEKPPEVIPVLLEQPSEASFASTEAEAKAQAVRRYRKEKEEKKRRKPVTKSLEFPTRYSPYRPYRCVHQGCFAAFTIQQNLILHYQAVHKSDLPAFSAEVEEENDPGKEEREEVETKHTVREFRCEVSDCSRIFQEVTSLIQHYMKLHGMTAEQIGNIKSAPEAGRFCCDQSQCKSSFTTYLNYIVHLEADHGVRIRPNKVEDDGVFKCDCEGCDRIYATRSNLLRHIFNKHNDKHKDHLIRPRRLTPGQENISSKANQEKPLKSKQRGLKNRSGKEGSRLSGKTKRKKSVNLENKNSKEIEVQENKAYSLKRGKHVYSIKARNDALSECTSRFITQYPCMIKGCSSVVTSESNIIRHYKCHKLSKAFTSQHRNLLIVSKTHAVPQVKEASCEQEEADKKSDVKEPEPSLIVSNNDSSTSTLPQKETEKGEKDEVDELTELFITKLINEDCSSAENQAKISSSVNNDLQETNSCPSEKQKPNNLKRASKEKNVAQNKRRKPEKTEEALPADVSSVHREEETAVAIQTAEEQPAAFDWSSFKPMGFEVSFLKFLEESAVKQKKNTERDHHSSGTKKGSHSNSRKSNEKTSLASNNVTWSCSETETLVPFANPSQLPCGDNVKIVLDKTLKDCTERVLKQLQEMKPVVNLRKFEGRWEDNPEVKAAKVVVIGTN, from the exons tgaATGAATTTTTAGTGTTTGAAGGCCCTATCCTGCTGGATATGCGTATTAAGCACCtcatgaaaacaaagcaattaaCACAAGCTACTGCTCTGGCAAAACTGTGCTCTGACCATCCAGAAATCAGTGCAAAAGGCAATTTCAAGCAAACCTACCTGGTCTGTCTTTGTTCAGGATCACCAAACGAAAAGCTAATGGAAGaa ATTGCAGAAGTAGATTGCAAAGATGCTCTAGAAATGATCTGTAACCTAGAATCTGATGGAGATGAAAAAAGTGCTCTAATTTTATGTGCAGCATTTTTATCTCGCCAGCTGCAGCAAGGAGAGATGTACTGTGCCTG GGAACTGACTCTTTTCTGGAGTAAGCTGCAGCAAAGGGTAGAGCCTTCTATTCAAGTTTATCTAGAGAGATGTCGACAACTTTCTGTGTTAACTAAGACCGTTTATcacattttcttcctgattAAAGTAATTAATTCAGAG ATTGATAGTGCTGGACTTGCAACCTGCATTGAACTGTGTGTGAAAGCGTTGCGCTTGGAATCCGGTGAAAATACAGATGTCAAGATATCTATTTGCAAGACTATCTCCTGCTTGCTTCCTGATGATTTGGAGGTTAAACGTGCTTGTCAGCTGAGTGAGTTTCTCCTCGAACCCACTGTAGATGCATATTATGCTGTTGAAATGCTATACAACCAGCCTGACCAGAAGTATGATGAAGAGAATCTTCCAATACCAAATTCTTTGCGCTGTGAGCTCTTACTCGTACTGAAAACTCAGTGGCCTTTTGATCCAGAGTTCTGGGACTGGAAAACTCTCAAGCGTCAGTGCCTGGCACTGATGGGAGAGGAGGCATCCATCGTGTCATCAATAGATGAACTCAATGATAGTGAAGTCTATGAGAAAGTGGAGGGTTGCCAAGAAGATACTAAAGAAACTTCTATGAATGGGCTTGCTGGCACTTTTGATGAAGCTTCAAGCCTTCTCAAAGATATCggagatgaaaagcagaaaaagaaagaaatcaaaaaacTGAGAGAGAGGGGGTTCATATCAGCTAGATTTAGGAACTGGCAAGCTTATATGCAGTATTGTGTTTTATGTGACAAAGAGTTCCTAGGTCACAGAATAGTTAGACATGCACAAAAACATTATAAAGATGGGATTTACAGTTGCCCTATTTGTGCCCAGAATTTCAATTCTAAAGAAAACTTTGTTCCTCACGTAACTTTGCATGTTAAAAAATCCAGCAAGGAGAGATTGGCTGCTATGAAGCCACTGAGAAGACTGGGAAGACCTCCTAAAATAGCAACTGCCAATGAGAATCAGAAGAATGATTCTGTATCCAAACAGGAGCAGCGACCCATTAAGAAGAACAGCCTCTATTCAACAGACTTCATTGTATTTAATGATAACGATGGCTCAGATGATGAAAATGATGACAAAGATAAACCTTACATACCAGAGATAGTGCCAGTTCAAAAGCCCCTACCTGTTAATGAGTTCACCTGCCCTGTAACGTTTTgtaaaaaaggctttaaatattttaaaaatctaatagCACATGCGAAGGGGCATAAAGACAATGAAGAAGCTAAACGTTTTCttgaaatgcaaagcaaaaaggTGATTTGCCAGTACTGTAGACGCCATTTCGTAAGTGTTACTCACCTGAATGACCATTTACAAATGCACTGTGGCAGCAAGCCTTATATCTGCATACAGATGAAATGTAAGGCTGGTTTTAACAGTTACGCTGAACTGCTGACACATAGGAAAGAGCATCAAGTCTTCAGGGCAAAGTGTATGTTTCCTAAATGTGGTAGAGTGTTTTCTGAAGCCTATTTACTCTATGATCATGAAGCACAACACTATAATACCTACACCTGCAAAGTCACAGGCTGTGGAAAAGTGTACAGGTCTCATAATGAACTGGAAAAGCATGTTGAGGATCACAGCAAGGAGCCTGAGAAAGTGCAGCAGACTGAAAGCCAGACTAATCAATCTGATCTTCCTCAACCTTCTAATGCTAATGAAAATACCAATGGAGTTGCTGTTAAAGAGGAACTGACATCTCCTCTGGCTGACAACCAGAGTAGTTTTactgaaggagaaaatgttACCTGGAATCAAATCAAAGCAGAACCAGTAGGGAATGAAAGTGTGAGTGCATCAGTGAGTGTACTGCAGCAAAGTGATTCCTTGCTTGATGCTGGTTCAGAGCAGTCTCCTAAAGGTTCAGTGAAGGCAGAAGAAGCAATTCCAGCAAGTGGTATTAAGGTGTCTGCTGTTAGCCAGAAGATTCAAGATAATTTTGTAAAAAGAGATCAATCAGATGCTACTGCCAGTAAAATAGATACCTCTAAACCTGAAGCCCAGCAGCTGTGCTCATCGATTGACTCTTGTCTTCCagtttttcaagagaaaaaggaagaaggctGTCTCAGTCAGActcaaaatattcaaaatatttctgtgaccTCAGACACACTAAAACCAGAAGCACTTGAATCAAAAACCTTAGAAAGACAAGTGAGCATTGTAAATCCATTCAGCATGCAGAATCAGACAGGATATCGAAACAGTGTACCCATTTCCAAACTTGAAATTGAAGACAGTATTAAGGCAGCAGCCAATCTGTATAACCTGCCTTTAAAAACTTTAGAAAGTATTACATTTATTCCTTCACAGCCTAACATAAATAGCTCCTTAGCTCCAGCTGTGTCACCAGCAGCCCCGATTCAGAAATTTAACTGTCAGGTGGAGGGGTGTACTCGAACATACAACTCATCACAGAGCATTGGCAAACACATGAAGGCAGCTCACCCTGACCAATATGCTGCTTTTAAACTGCAGCGTAAAAATAAGAAACCACGGAAATCTAGCAGTCTGCAAAATGTTCCAAATGATGGGAAGATTATTTATCTGATGCCATCTCAAGTGGGCAATCCCAGTGGTGCTGCTTTTACTGCACAGAACAAACCTAATCTGAATCCCACCTGTTCCAGTCAAGTGCAACATGTCACAAGTACGCTTTTTCCAACTCCCCTTGAAAATTTGGCCAGTCCTATGTTGCCTGTAGTGGAAAGTGTCATAAATCCAAGTTTGTCTACTCGTATTAAAAGTGAGCCTGAAAGTGTGTTATGTTCACAAGTGGAAAATCTGTCTGGTGCAACCTTACCTTCCCAGTTGGACGATCTGGCAAAAACAGTTATGCCTCTGAACATCGATGGCGGTTCAgatccttttcttcctttgcctgCAGAAAACGGTCCGATGTCTCTTTTCCCTTCATCAGCGGAGAATCCTCCAAATTCCGTCTTCTCACAACTGGAAAATAACACAAATAACTTTTCATCACAACTAGAAGGAAGCACTAGTTCTGCTTTCCCAAAAGAGGAAACTGTTGATCAAATATTTCCCTCAAGATTGACTAGTGAAAATAACTTCAGTGAAACTAACTCTCAACATCCAGCTtcagaaaaggtgaaaaaagatTGTAGCCGGGGCCCAAATGGGAAAGAGAGGAAGCCAAAACATAACAAGAGGGCAAAGTGGCCAGCAATAATTAGGGATGGCAAATTCATCTGCAGCAGGTGCTTCCGAGTTTTCACTAATCCTAGATCACTAGGTGGTCACTTATCTAAGAGGTCTTACTGTAAGCCTCTTGACGGATCAGAAATTTCTCCAGAGGCTCTGCAGGCTAATGGACAGTCTTTGCTTGCCAGCATGATTCTTTCCTCAAATTCATTAAActtgcagcagccccaggagtcTGCCTTCAATCCAGAGACTTGTTTCAAAGATCCAGCATTCCTCCAGTTACTCGCGGCTGAAAATCGTTCCACAGCTTTACTGCAGACTATGTTTCCACGGGCCAGTGTGGCTACCTTCAGTCCTGCTGGGAACGAGGAAGGAAATCAAATTATGAAACAAGCCTTGGAAACCGCAGGCATCCCGAGTACCTTTGATAACACAGAAGTACTCCCACACGTAGTTACAACAAGTTGTGTCACTGCTACGACTCCGATAAACCCCCCTGTTCTCCCCAGCTCAACCGCGtcccctctgctgccagcagtcTGCAACCCCATTACTCTGCTAACAGACCAAACCAGGACCCTCAGTGTCAAAATTCCTCCTGTAAACGAATGCAAGAGTTTGCCTGGTTTTGCAGCTGAGGACTTAATGCTAAAGACTGTTGAAAATGGCTTGTGTCCCAGCTCTTTTGCTAATACTGTCACGGCAGCACCGCAAAACTTTGCAGGGAACAGTTCACGAGTTTCAGTTATAAGTAGTCCCAAGAATTCGGGATCAAGCAACTTGAATAAGAAGGGAACCAGTGCatcaaagaggaagagaaaagcaacTACGCCCATGCTTTTACCCAGTACATCAGAGAAAGTAGCAGTAAATAATACAGCAACTATGGGACTTCTAACCAAAAGCGCTGAAGGAAATGTGCAAATACAGGGAGAAAATTTTCAGTCCAACTTGCTGGCAAATTGTGGCCCTCAAGTGGTGATGGAAAATCTCACACAGAAGCTGAGTAATGCTGACAATCAGTTGTTTGTGGCCAGTATCAAAGAGAACTTCAAAACAAATCTTGAGGCTCATACAGCGTTACCCCCTTTAAcagtaaaaactgaaaatgggGATTCCCAAATGATGGCTGCAAATTCTTGTGGGCAAGCAAATTTGGAGGAACAGGCTCCAGAAGACAACGTTATGCAGAACTTTGAAAAAACCctggaaataattaaaacagcTATGAATTCACAGATACTTGAGGTAAAAACTGAAGTGCAGGATACCGTTGCTCCTCCAGGACAGAActtgcaaataaataataatgcaCAGACTTCCTTGGGAACTTCTGCCCATGCTGCAAAACTGCCCGCTCCCCCACAGTTTGCTGTGCACGTGGGGAATGTCACTGCTGCAAAGAGTAGCTCTGCTCAGTCTGAGACATCTCAGAAGGATGATACCCAAATGTTGGAAATTTTGGAGCGCTTGCAAAAACTGAAACTAGAGGATGATTCACCCATTCAGGTCCCTGAGACTGTTTCCCAATGTCTTCCAGCAGATATGCTAGCACCAGTAGTTCCTGTTGTGCCCACTGAAAATAAACCTCTCGTCCAAACATCTCCAGAAGCAAGTAACATTCAGTTTAGTGATAAAGTTAATAAGCCTTTCGTGTGTCAGAATCCAGGCTGCAATTACAGTGCTATGACAAAAGACGCTTTATTTAAGCACTATGGCAAGATTCATCAGTACACTGCAGAAATGATACTAGAAATAAAGAAGCATCAACTGAAGTATGCCCCATTCAAATGTGTTGTAGCTACCTGTCCCAAAACATTCACAAGAAACTCAAATCTTCGAGCGCACTGTCAGCTTGTACATCATTTTACAACAGAGGAGatggtaaaattaaaaattaaaagacctTATGGCAGAAGATCTCAAAATGAAACTGTAAACACAGCCCCACAACctgttgaaataaaaactttgcAGACAGtaataatagaaaacaaaactgtggTGGCTCCACTAGTCAAAGAGACTCAGATAAAGGAAGTTGTAGAGCCCGTAAAAGTCTTGGAAAAGCTTCTACCAGAAAATAATATTCCTGAAAGCCTGGAAAAACCTCCCGAAGTGATTCCTGTTCTGCTAGAGCAGCCTAGCGAAGCCTCTTTTGCTAGTACAGAGGCAGAAGCCAAAGCACAAGCAGTTAGGAggtacaggaaagaaaaagaggagaaaaaacgTAGGAAGCCTGTGACAAAATCTCTGGAGTTCCCCACCAGATACAGCCCCTACAGACCGTACCGATGTGTCCATCAGGGCTGCTTCGCAGCTTTTACAATACAGCAAAACCTAATCCTTCATTACCAAGCTGTGCACAAATCAGACCTCCCTGCCTTCTCTGCTGAAGTGGAGGAGGAGAATGACCCAGGCAAAGAGGAACGTGAGGAGGTGGAAACCAAACACACTGTCAGAGAGTTCAGGTGTGAAGTGAGTGACTGCTCTCGGATCTTCCAGGAAGTTACCAGCTTGATACAACATTACATGAAGCTTCATGGCATGACAGCAGAGCAAATTGGAAATATTAAATCAGCTCCAGAGGCAGGAAGGTTTTGTTGTGATCAGTCTCAATGTAAGTCCTCGTTTACAACATATCTTAACTACATTGTACATCTGGAGGCAGATCATGGTGTTAGAATAAGGCCAAACAAAGTAGAAGACGACGGCGTGTTCAAGTGTGACTGTGAAGGCTGCGACCGTATTTATGCTACTAGGTCTAACCTCTTGAGGCATATTTTTAACAAACATAATGACAAGCATAAAGATCATCTAATACGGCCCAGGAGGCTGACACCAGgtcaagaaaacatttcaagcaaagcaaaccaggaGAAACCATTGAAGTCCAAACAGAGAGGTTTGAAAAACAGATCTGGTAAAGAAGGTAGCAGACTGTCAGGGAAAACAAAGCGGAAGAAAAGCGTGAacttagaaaacaaaaactccaaAGAGATAGAAGTGCAAGAAAATAAGGCTTATTCACTGAAACGTGGCAAGCATGTGTATTCAATAAAGGCAAGAAATGATGCCTTATCAGAGTGTACAAGCAGGTTCATAACTCAGTATCCATGTATGATAAAGGGATGTTCATCCGTAGTTACAAGCGAAAGTAACATAATAAGGCATTACAAATGTCACAAGCTGTCCAAAGCATTTACCTCCCAACACAGAAATCTTCTTATTGTCTCTAAAACGCACGCTGTCCCACAAGTAAAGGAAGCCTCTTGTGAGCAAGAAGAGGCTGATAAAAAAAGTGATGTGAAAGAGCCTGAACCGAGTTTGATAGTGAGCAATAATGATTCAAGCACATCTACGTTACCgcaaaaggaaactgaaaaaggCGAGAAGGATGAGGTGGATGAACTGACAGAACTATTTATTACTAAACTGATAAACGAGGATTGCTCAAGTGctgaaaaccaagcaaaaatcTCTTCCAGTGTAAATAATGACTTGCAGGAGACCAACTCCTGCCCCTCggaaaagcaaaaaccaaacaacttaAAAAGAGCgagcaaagaaaaaaacgtAGCTCAGAATAAGAGGCGGAAACCCGAAAAAACTGAGGAAGCGCTGCCTGCTGATGTGAGCAGCGTGCACAGGGAAGAGGAGACTGCTGTTGCCATTCAGACAGCTGAAGAGCAACCTGCAGCTTTTGACTGGAGCTCGTTTAAACCCATGGGTTTTGAAGTGTCATTCCTCAAGTTCCTGGAAGAATCTGCtgtaaagcaaaagaaaaacactgaaagggACCACCATAGCAGCGGAACCAAAAAAGGTTCCCATTCGAACTCCCGAAAATCCAACGAGAAGACCTCCTTAGCCAGTAATAATGTCACTTGGTCATGTTCTGAAACTGAAACCCTTGTACCGTTTGCCAACCCATCACAGCTTCCATGTGGTGATAATGTAAAGATAGTTTTGGACAAGACTCTTAAAGACTGCACTGAGCGAGTGTTGAAGCAACTCCAGGAAATGAAACCTGTTGTCAACTTGAGAAAATTTGAAGGACGTTGGGAGGATAATCCAGAGGTTAAAGCTGCAAAAGTAGTTGTTATTGGTACTAACTAA